The Candidatus Hydrogenedentota bacterium genome contains the following window.
CTGGGACGAACTGCGCCGGCGCCATCCCGGCATGCTGATTGACTCCTGCGCCTCCGGAGGGCGGCGCAACGACCTGGAAACGCTGCGCCGGGCGGTTCCCCTCCTGCGAAGCGACTGGTACGCCGGAGAGGCCGGACAGCAGTGTCAGACCTACGGGCTATCCCTGTGGGTTCCCTACCACGGCACCGGGTTTATTTACGAGAAGGACGAGTATTGGATACGCAGCGGGATGGTGGCGGAGATGAGCTATGGTCCTGGAAGCGAAGGCGTTGACAAGGCCGATTTTGCGCGGCTGCGGCGGATGGTTGACGAGCACCGCATGATTGCGCCCTATTTCTTGGGCGATTTCTATCCGCTGACCCCCTACTCCCTTGCGGAGGACCAGTGGATGGCATGGCAGTTCGACCGGCCCGACACCGGTGAAGGCGTCCTCCAGGTTTTCCGGCGCCGGGAAAGCCCATACGAGGCGGCGCGGTTTCCCCTGTGTGCGCTGGACCCCGATGCGCGGTACCGTGTCAGAAATCTGGACGAGCCCGGCGGGGAGGAGTATTCTGGGAGTGAACTTATGGAAACCGGTTTTCCAATGACCGCCGCAAGGCGGGCTTCAGCCCTGACCTTTGTTTACTCGCGTCTGCCGTAAACGCAATCAGATAAACAGGGTATTCAGCGGGTGGCAGTGGCAGGCAGATGGAAAGTAAAATGGCAGCCCGTAGGGGATTCGAACCCCTGTGACAAGACTGAGAATCTCGCATCAGGGACTCGCAAGGTATTGGAATCAGGGGACTTGCAGTATGACGACAATCCGCTTGCCCTCATGCTTGCCCATGATTCGGGAAAAGGGAGCGCAACGGACCTCCGGCAAGCGGCTATTGAGGCGCTGAAGGGGTTGTCCAAGGATGACCTGCTGGCGGTGCTGGCTGATGTGCTGGCCGGGAAGGGCGCGGCGGACTGAGGGGTTGCCGAACGACCGAAGTGTGAACGCGGACCCGGTAATGGTCCGGTGCGGTCATCGAGGCGGTGGCTGACCGGGGGCGTAGGGGGGGTGCCCGCGTCTCAGGTAGGGGAGGTTCCCCCCACTCAAAAATTCATCCCATTTTTTGTGTGTTCGCAACCAACATCGGGCATGACCTCTGAGAAAGGCCGAGCATGGAAACGATGAGGTGATGACGAACAGCGTAGAAGTGGTTTCCCCGGCCTAAACAGGCGGCAATTGACGCGCTCCGGGGCCTTGACCGGGACACCCTGCTGGCGGTCCTGGCAGACTTGCTGGGTGGGAAGGGCGGCACATGAGGAGACCGGTCACCTGTGGGGGGGGCGCCCTCCTTCGACCATCGTGCATGGGTGCGGCCAACTAATTCATGGGTGGCCCCGGGGGGGGGGGGGGGGGCCGGACACGCCTCGGACAGGTGTGGTATCTCCCCTCCAAAATTTTTTCGAAAAACCAAAACCTCCACTGCCAGGGGAAGTTAAGCCTCCTATCGTGCGGTAATGCGAAAACTCCGGGGTGAATGCCCGACGGGTTTTTTTATCGGACCCGCTTTCCTTTCGGGGCTGAGTTACGCCGACTCAATTCCGTTTGATTTTCACCCTGTCCCTAACATACCCTGATGAAACCCTGTCAGGGGCGCTGCGGGGGCGGAGCACCGGGTTGCGCCGCGCGTGCGGCGGGCGTCTGTCAACGGGGGTGCGGTTTGCCTCCGGAAGGGGTGCCGAAGCGGGAAATCCTCCCCGCGCGGCCACGCCTTCGGAACGCAATGGGAAAACAGGAGGTGTCGGGAAGGAATGGAAACGGCGCAAATTAGACCGGGCGTGGTGGTCACCGGGCCAATATTCCCGGAACCCGTCCGTGTCCTTGCCGTGGAGCCGCTGGGGGCGGCCATCAAGCTGATTGGACAGGGGCTGAACACAAACACGGTCCATCAGCCGATCCTTCAGCCGGACCAGCTCGCATCCCTGTCGTTCACCCCGGAGAAGGAGCCCTTTGACGGCGACGCGAAACGGTTCCGCCTGGGCGTGGAGGCGTGGCGCCTGGGCCTGGCCTATGAATACGACCCCTATTTCTCGCTGTCCATCGCCCGTGTGGACCCCCTGCCGCACCAGTTGGAGGCGGTCTACGAGTACTTCCTGAAACTGCCCCGCATCCGTTTCCTGCTGGCGGACGACCCCGGCGCGGGAAAGACCATCATGGCCGGGCTGCTGATCAAGGAGCTCAAGACGCGGGGCCTCATCACGCGCACCCTCATCGTCACCCCCGCCAACCTGACCTTCCAGTGGCAGCGCGAAATGAAGGACAAGTTCCGCGAGCAGTTCGAGGTCGTCCGCAGCGACGTCCTCCGCGCCAACTACGGCCAGAACCCCTGGCAGGAGCGCAACCAGGTCATCACCTCCGTCTCGTGGGTCTCCCGCGTGGAGGACGCGAGGCAGAGCCTCCTCCGCAGCCGCTGGGACCTCATCATCGTGGACGAGGCCCACAAGATGTCCGCCTACAGCTCCGACAGGAAGACCCTCGCCTACCAGCTGGGTGAGGCCCTCTCCGAGATGACCGACCACTACCTGCTGATGACGGCCACGCCCCACAAGGGCGACCCGGACAATTTCTGCCTCTTCCTGGAACTCCTCGACCGGGACGTCTACGGCGACGTGAAGAGCCTCGAGGAGGCCATGCGCCGCAACAGCGCCCCCTTCTACCTGCGCCGTCCCAAGGAGGCCCTGGTCTCCTTTCCCGACCCCGACACCGGCCAGATCAAAAAGCTCTTCACGAACCGCAACGTGCGCACCACCGAGTTCCTGCTGAACAGTGAGGAATGGGATTTCTACGATGCCCTGACCCGCTATGTCGAGGAGCAGAGCATCAAGGCCCAGCAGGACGACTCCGCCCGTGGCCGGGCCCTGGGCTTCACCATGGCCATGCTCCAGCGCCGTTTTGCCTCCAGCGTCCACGCGGCCCGGCGCAGCCTCGAGCGCATGCGCGACAAGCGGCGCAAGATATTGGAGGACCCGGAGGGATACCGCGACAGGCTCAAGGCGGACCGCCTCCCCGACGATTACGACGACCTCACCGAAGAAGAGCAGCAGGAGATCATGGACGACCTGGAGGAGGTGGTGGCCTCGGTCGATCCGGACGCGCTCCGGCTGGAAATCATCGAAATCGAAAAACTCGTCCAGCATGCGCTCCTCTTGGAAAAGCGCGAGGTGGAGTCGAAACTCGTCAAGCTCAAAGAGGTGCTCACCGAGGAGGGGGTCTTCGGCGACCCCAAAATGAAGCTCCTCGTCTTCACGGAGCACAAGGACACCCTCGATTATCTGGTCCGCAAAATGACCGATGAATGGGGTCTCAAGGTTACGCAGATTCACGGCGGCATGAAAATCGGCGACCGCGACACGCCCGGCACCCGCATCTACGCCGAGCGCGACTTCCGCGAGCGCGCCCAGGTCCTGGTCGCCACTGAGGCGGCGGGCGAGGGCATCAACCTCCAGTTCTGCTGGTTCATGGTCAACTACGACATCCCCTGGAACCCCGTCCGCCTGGAGCAGCGCATGGGGCGCATCCACCGCTACGGCCAGGAAAAGGACTGCCTCATCCTAAATTTTGTCTCCACAAACACCCGCGAGGGCCGCGTGCTCCAGAAGCTCTTCGAGCGCCTCGCGGAAATCGAGAAGGAGCTGGACCCCCAGCGGACCGGCAAGGTCTTCAACGTCCTCGGCGACATCTTCCCCTCCAACGAGCTCGAGCGCATGGTCCGGGGCATGTACGCCCGCAGCCTCACGGAGGACTCCATCAAGGACCGCATCGTCCACGACGTGGACCCGGCGCGGTTCCGCAGCATCACCGAGTCCACCCTCGAGGGCCTCGCAAAGCGCGACCTGAACCTCTCCCAGGTCATCGGCAAGTCCGCCGAGGCCCGCGAGCGGCGCCTGGTGCCAGAGGTCGTGGAGGACTTCTTCACCGAGGCCGGGCCGGTTGTGGGGGTCACGCCCACCGCACTCAGGGGCCAGGAGCACGTCTACCGCGTCGGGCGCGTCCCGCGCACCCTGTGGCCCGTGGGCGACCGCCTCGAGGGCCGCTTCGGGCGGCTGGGCCGCGACTACAAAAACATCGTCTTCGACAAGGAACTGCTCAACAAGGACGCCACCTGGGAATGGGTCACCCCCGGACACCCCCTCTTTGAATGCGTCCGCGAGTCCCTCCTGGCCGATGTTCACGACGACCTCCAGCGCGGCGCGGTGTTTTACGACCTACACCATGGCTCCCCCTACCGCCTGGACGTGTTCGCCTCCACCGTGCGCGACGGGATGGGACGCAGACTTCACCGGAAACTGTTCGTCGTCCAGACAGGCATGGACGGAACCATGGCCGTCCGGCAACCCACCATCTTCCTGGAGCTTTCCCCGGCGCCGGGGGACGCGGCGCCCCCGGATGACAGCGGGCTTCCGCAGCGCCCCGCAGTGGAGCAGTCGCTGATCGAAAACGCATTGAACCCCTTCCTGGCCGAGGTCGCCGCAGAGCGCGCCCGCGAGGTCGGGGTGATTGAGTCGCATATCGAGATCAGCCTCAACGCCATCATCAACCGCGTCCAGCTTCAGTTCGCCGACCTCACCGCCCAGAAGGAAACGGGCAGCGCGGAGTCCGGCCTCGACGGGCGCCTCAAGATGCTGGAGGACCGCCTCTTTGAACTGAATGGAAGACTCGAACGCCGCCTCGAGGAGCTCCGGCAGGAACGGCAGTGCATGATCGGCGACATCGAGTGCGTCGGGCGCGCCTGGGTGCTGCCCCATCCAGAAAGGACGGCCCCGGCATTTGCCCCCATGGTGCGTGACGAGGAGATTGAGCACGTCGCCGTGCTCGAGGCCATCAAGCACGAAGAGGCGCGCGGGTGCGTCGTCCAGAGCGTCGAGGCGGAGAACAAGGGATTCGACCTAATCTCCCGCCGCTTCGACGCCGTGGATCCCGCCCTGCTCGTGGAATACCGCTACATCGAGGTGAAGGGGCGCGCCGGGGTCGGCGAAATCGTCTTCACCGGCAACGAGTACAAGACCGCCGAGCGCCTGAAAAAGGACTACTGGCTGTACGTGGTGTACAATTGCGGCGGCAGCCCCGTTCTGCATTCGATTCAAGACCCGGCACGTCTAAACTGGCAGCCGTTGGTTAAGGTGGAGCACTATCATTTGGGGGCGGATGCCCTTATGCGCGCCACACAAGGAAGCGGCTCATGATTACACAACAGGACGTTTTCGCGCGGCGGGAAGAGATTCTCGCCATTGCGGACAGCTATGGCGCGCACGATATACGCATCATTGGTTCCGTGGCGCGGGGAGACGTGACAGAAACCTCCGACCTTGACCTGGTCGTCCACTTCGAGCCGGGACGCTCCCTGTTCGACCATGGCGGACTGATCGTGGACCTGGAGGAGTTGCTGGGCGTAAAGGTGGACATCATCAGCGAGGGGGGCATGCGCCAGAACTTTCGCGATCACGTCATGAAGGAGGCCGTGCCGTTATGAGAACCGATCCCATACTGCTCCAGGACATGCTTGACGCGATTGGCGAGGTCATCGAGAACACCCCGGCGGACCGCGACACCTACAACGCCGACAAGTTCCTCCGGTCACACCTCGTCCGAAACATTCAAATCATCGGTGAGGCTGCGGTGCGCCTGTCCAAGGAACTCAGGGACGCCAACCCGCAAGTGCCTTGGCGGCAGATTGCGGGCATGAGACATGCCATCGTGCATGACTACTTCCAGATAGACTGGAATGAGGTCTATGACACCGCCGTGAGGGACATCCCCCCGCTCAACTCTTTGATTGCGGACATCATCGCCGCATTGCCAGAAACGGAGGTGTGAGGTGCCTTCAATGTTAGAGTGCCCCAAACGACTGATTGAGGTGGGCCTGCCCATTCGGCACATCTAGGGGAACTCCGGTGATTGCGGCGATTCTTGATAAATTGCTTTGTAGTGGGAGAATTATGTGCTAAATAATGAAATAAATAGTCTGCATCTTGGCAACTTGGAGATTCTCTGCCCCCAGATGACGCTCTCCGAGAAAGCATCCGAAGGCCAATCAGGTGCCCAAGTTTTTACGGGAAGTGGCCGAATTGCACAAGACAGGTCCGGCAACATCATCTTTACGCTACTGACAAACAGTACGCAGTTGCCGCAGGGCTTTCCCCCTCTTCAGCCTGGATTTAGCCTAAACTGCACCAATTCAATCCTGCACCATTCTCCGTTTGTGCTGGACGCAGAGGATGTTCACGGCAATCGCTGGCGTTGTGAAGAAGTTGAACCGGAATTCGCCGCAACTCATGGGCAACCCATAATCTTTCGAGGGACACTCAATTCCTTGAACACGCCTGGACCCTACATTGGTGCTCATACGCTCTTGGCAACCACGTATGATTCCGTCTGCCTTCCATGCAATGCAATCTATTCCGTGGAAAGGAAGGTAGATAAAATCGCAGTCGGTTATAGCGGCACGTTGAATGCATTTCAACTAAAGCTTTTAAATCGATCAATTCTGGCTTATCAAGAGGACGGAATTCAGAGGATTAACATAGAGTTTGGAGGGATGGGAGAAGGACGTGCTGAATTGGACCGGGTCATCCAGACACTCTCCTTCCTCACGGGCACATTAATATGCCCTGCCTCTCTGTGCTATATCCAAGGACATTCCGAGGGAACGGTCCTATTTTCACGCCCCCAAACGGCGGGTCGCCACTGGTTACACCCCCCCTTCCCATTGGAGGGGAGGCTGTTTCCTCTTGGATTTTTGGAACTGGCCGAGGCATTTAATGGCACATTGTTGGACGAGTCAAAATCGAAGATTCTATGGCCACGAGTGGATTCAGTATTGCGAGCATCCGATACGCAGTCACTTAGGTCTTTCTTATTGACGCTGGCCGCAGCGATTGAAGGACTGGTTGATGACCTGTCAGAAGTCTCAGAAAAGGCAAAAGGAAAAGGCACAAAACCGCCTCCAGAGTTACTTGATTGCATAAACTCACTTGGGCTTGCCAAAAAGACTGAAGACAGACTCAAAACGGTAGTACACGATGTGTTCCGTCCTACTATTCCCCATAAACTGGAACAACTCGCTGCACAAGGAAAGGTATATCGGGAGTTAATCAGTGTTTGGAGGGACGTGAGAAACCATCTTGGCCATGGCAGCACCAAAAGTTCAAAGAAGAACACCAACCTTTCCGATATTCTGATGAAGATGCTGACCCTTTACTACATGGTAGTCTTCGCATTCATAGGCTATATAGGGGTTCACTGGGACTTTGTGAGCCGCCGAACCGTAGTCTATCCTCTTGGAACCTCATTGGATACTGTGAAGTCACTCTCCAGGCTGGGTAAACCTATTTGTGAGGAGCAAGAGTGAATATCTACCCAAAGCGCCTTATCGAAGTTGACCTGCCGATACGTCGCATCTCGGAGCATGCGCGGCGGGAGAAGTCCATCCGGCACGGGCACATCTCGACGCTGCACATCTGGTGGGCGCGG
Protein-coding sequences here:
- a CDS encoding DUF86 domain-containing protein → MRTDPILLQDMLDAIGEVIENTPADRDTYNADKFLRSHLVRNIQIIGEAAVRLSKELRDANPQVPWRQIAGMRHAIVHDYFQIDWNEVYDTAVRDIPPLNSLIADIIAALPETEV
- a CDS encoding DUF3883 domain-containing protein; this translates as METAQIRPGVVVTGPIFPEPVRVLAVEPLGAAIKLIGQGLNTNTVHQPILQPDQLASLSFTPEKEPFDGDAKRFRLGVEAWRLGLAYEYDPYFSLSIARVDPLPHQLEAVYEYFLKLPRIRFLLADDPGAGKTIMAGLLIKELKTRGLITRTLIVTPANLTFQWQREMKDKFREQFEVVRSDVLRANYGQNPWQERNQVITSVSWVSRVEDARQSLLRSRWDLIIVDEAHKMSAYSSDRKTLAYQLGEALSEMTDHYLLMTATPHKGDPDNFCLFLELLDRDVYGDVKSLEEAMRRNSAPFYLRRPKEALVSFPDPDTGQIKKLFTNRNVRTTEFLLNSEEWDFYDALTRYVEEQSIKAQQDDSARGRALGFTMAMLQRRFASSVHAARRSLERMRDKRRKILEDPEGYRDRLKADRLPDDYDDLTEEEQQEIMDDLEEVVASVDPDALRLEIIEIEKLVQHALLLEKREVESKLVKLKEVLTEEGVFGDPKMKLLVFTEHKDTLDYLVRKMTDEWGLKVTQIHGGMKIGDRDTPGTRIYAERDFRERAQVLVATEAAGEGINLQFCWFMVNYDIPWNPVRLEQRMGRIHRYGQEKDCLILNFVSTNTREGRVLQKLFERLAEIEKELDPQRTGKVFNVLGDIFPSNELERMVRGMYARSLTEDSIKDRIVHDVDPARFRSITESTLEGLAKRDLNLSQVIGKSAEARERRLVPEVVEDFFTEAGPVVGVTPTALRGQEHVYRVGRVPRTLWPVGDRLEGRFGRLGRDYKNIVFDKELLNKDATWEWVTPGHPLFECVRESLLADVHDDLQRGAVFYDLHHGSPYRLDVFASTVRDGMGRRLHRKLFVVQTGMDGTMAVRQPTIFLELSPAPGDAAPPDDSGLPQRPAVEQSLIENALNPFLAEVAAERAREVGVIESHIEISLNAIINRVQLQFADLTAQKETGSAESGLDGRLKMLEDRLFELNGRLERRLEELRQERQCMIGDIECVGRAWVLPHPERTAPAFAPMVRDEEIEHVAVLEAIKHEEARGCVVQSVEAENKGFDLISRRFDAVDPALLVEYRYIEVKGRAGVGEIVFTGNEYKTAERLKKDYWLYVVYNCGGSPVLHSIQDPARLNWQPLVKVEHYHLGADALMRATQGSGS
- a CDS encoding nucleotidyltransferase family protein translates to MITQQDVFARREEILAIADSYGAHDIRIIGSVARGDVTETSDLDLVVHFEPGRSLFDHGGLIVDLEELLGVKVDIISEGGMRQNFRDHVMKEAVPL